In a single window of the Agrobacterium tumefaciens genome:
- a CDS encoding virA/G regulated protein, which translates to MVSTTKKSFAKSFTADMRRSAQRVVEQMRKALTTEEEALKRQARLESPDRKRKYAADMAIVDKLDVGFRGEIGYKILGNNRLRVDNQKELTREHGRLRKTKTVLKRNPVTQEVYLGLYERKSWLSVSSHLYAADGTLRMKHVKYKDGRFEEKWERDENGDLIRTRYANRGRLFQPVSEKMGAPYRSGPDDRLYRDLTRRNGFRRETFERDDHGNLERIGSNHVGFSKISVKADNRQTSQTKIQKLGGAFNKSFRSLLDKEGNEMGRDILSHRRLYNKRSAVYDEATGQLKSAKHTFGKIYRSETEYLSAGLKKVSKKILGVTVYRKFATLSERESEAERLRSFESGAHRQIWQERAAIPGSPRPETDDIHFAQQSHLAKANPDHVEDDVTRVTDQHIDVAGQTSSSPQRNLEGRLDSQSRYKPANMLLSDPDLQANGPRPYEGLAHLTLRRDNESDGHKENDQRLRHFSQPEPLVLPHPGSPELTKVFGSRGEPLHPSGNLHTAVGETACEAPVMSSSLDNHQPAPGQQELLSFLHNAPAPVSVAIHDEQERLAGEAPGGSFRGSSGRTSSMSESIFDEDVQGHLVRDYSINTTNGFIDPQSLLGEPDLSRGPKSGPEIPSEDYHLSASEQENLLNQLLSVPLPVPSPKPECARSMIFEGSRSRERSTSRGF; encoded by the coding sequence ATGGTGAGCACTACAAAGAAAAGTTTTGCGAAGTCGTTTACGGCAGATATGCGCCGTTCTGCTCAGCGCGTTGTCGAGCAAATGCGAAAAGCATTGACTACCGAAGAAGAGGCGCTCAAGCGGCAAGCCAGACTGGAGAGTCCCGATAGGAAGCGAAAGTATGCTGCTGATATGGCGATAGTCGACAAACTCGACGTAGGGTTTCGAGGCGAAATAGGCTATAAAATTCTTGGAAATAACCGGCTTCGAGTAGACAACCAAAAAGAATTAACGCGTGAGCACGGTAGACTTCGCAAAACCAAAACGGTTCTGAAGCGTAACCCGGTGACGCAGGAAGTCTATTTGGGTTTATATGAAAGGAAGTCCTGGTTAAGTGTCAGCAGCCATTTGTATGCTGCGGACGGCACACTCCGCATGAAGCACGTGAAATACAAAGACGGACGTTTTGAGGAAAAATGGGAGCGCGACGAAAATGGCGACCTGATCCGCACACGGTACGCCAACCGTGGCAGGCTCTTTCAACCTGTATCCGAGAAAATGGGCGCGCCGTATCGGAGCGGCCCTGACGACCGGCTCTATCGCGATCTAACCCGTCGAAACGGTTTCAGAAGGGAGACATTCGAACGGGACGATCACGGAAACCTCGAGCGTATCGGCAGCAACCATGTCGGCTTTTCCAAGATTTCAGTGAAGGCAGACAATCGTCAAACCTCCCAGACGAAGATACAAAAACTTGGTGGCGCTTTCAACAAATCCTTTAGGTCCCTCCTGGACAAGGAGGGCAATGAAATGGGCCGCGATATTTTGAGCCATCGACGGCTCTATAACAAGCGGTCTGCTGTCTACGATGAAGCTACCGGACAATTGAAGAGTGCCAAGCATACCTTCGGCAAGATCTACAGGAGCGAAACCGAATATCTCAGCGCGGGCCTCAAGAAGGTTTCAAAAAAGATACTCGGGGTGACGGTCTACCGGAAATTTGCGACGCTCAGCGAGCGAGAATCCGAGGCTGAGAGACTGCGTAGTTTTGAATCCGGTGCGCATCGCCAGATCTGGCAGGAGCGGGCAGCGATTCCCGGTTCGCCCCGCCCGGAGACTGATGACATTCATTTCGCACAGCAGTCGCACCTAGCCAAAGCCAACCCTGACCACGTCGAAGATGACGTCACGCGTGTGACAGATCAACATATTGATGTTGCTGGACAAACATCATCGTCTCCCCAACGGAACTTGGAAGGACGGTTAGATTCTCAATCACGATACAAGCCAGCAAACATGCTGTTGTCAGATCCAGACCTTCAAGCGAACGGACCTCGCCCATACGAAGGGTTAGCTCATCTCACCCTCCGGCGCGATAATGAATCTGACGGGCACAAGGAGAATGATCAGCGGCTGCGACATTTCTCCCAGCCAGAGCCGTTGGTGTTACCGCATCCCGGGTCGCCGGAATTAACTAAGGTGTTTGGCTCGCGGGGAGAGCCGTTACACCCGAGTGGAAATCTGCACACGGCGGTTGGAGAAACGGCTTGCGAAGCACCGGTGATGTCTTCATCCTTGGACAATCATCAGCCAGCTCCAGGACAGCAAGAACTTTTGAGTTTCCTTCATAATGCGCCAGCCCCAGTTTCTGTGGCAATACATGATGAACAAGAGCGACTTGCGGGGGAGGCGCCCGGCGGCTCTTTCAGAGGTAGCTCAGGGCGAACGAGTTCAATGTCGGAGAGTATCTTCGACGAAGATGTACAAGGGCATTTGGTACGGGATTATTCGATCAATACAACTAACGGGTTTATTGACCCGCAATCGTTGCTCGGTGAACCGGACTTATCGAGAGGTCCAAAATCGGGGCCAGAAATTCCATCGGAAGATTACCATTTGTCAGCTTCGGAACAGGAAAATTTGCTGAATCAATTGCTTAGTGTGCCACTGCCGGTTCCTTCACCGAAGCCCGAATGCGCGAGGTCTATGATTTTCGAAGGTTCACGTTCAAGAGAGCGTTCCACCTCCAGAGGGTTCTAA
- a CDS encoding TIM barrel protein codes for MREVYDFRRFTFKRAFHLQRVLRWNASRLAYHHHFMMVAETFEEISDIIGEAGPETGLLLDTGHAAAAGFDYAKLIERFGDRIVHIHLKDVRKAIRAEVQSKDLPSVDEKT; via the coding sequence ATGCGCGAGGTCTATGATTTTCGAAGGTTCACGTTCAAGAGAGCGTTCCACCTCCAGAGGGTTCTAAGGTGGAACGCGTCTAGGCTTGCCTATCATCACCACTTCATGATGGTCGCGGAGACCTTCGAAGAGATATCCGACATCATTGGAGAAGCTGGGCCGGAAACTGGGCTTCTTCTTGACACCGGACACGCCGCGGCAGCCGGATTCGACTACGCGAAGCTCATCGAGCGGTTCGGTGACCGCATCGTTCATATTCATCTGAAGGACGTTCGCAAGGCAATCCGCGCTGAGGTCCAGTCAAAGGATCTCCCATCGGTTGACGAAAAGACATGA
- a CDS encoding PaaI family thioesterase, whose translation MNILESNHGLDGHDQLAALMQAGIQPPIGETLEFALVELERGRVVFEGSPSRKVFNPIGSVHGGYAATLLDSACGCAVHSVLPAGQGYTTLELKVAYHRALSESSGKVRAEGKIVSLGRRVAFSEARLVDSDGRLCASATSTLLVFPIEPRSS comes from the coding sequence ATGAACATCCTTGAAAGCAACCACGGCCTCGACGGTCACGACCAATTGGCGGCCCTCATGCAGGCCGGTATTCAGCCGCCGATCGGTGAGACGCTGGAGTTTGCTCTTGTCGAACTCGAGCGCGGACGGGTGGTGTTCGAAGGATCGCCGTCACGCAAGGTCTTCAATCCGATCGGCTCGGTGCATGGCGGCTATGCCGCGACACTACTCGACAGCGCCTGTGGCTGCGCCGTGCATTCGGTCCTTCCGGCAGGCCAGGGCTATACGACGCTTGAATTGAAAGTGGCGTATCATCGCGCCTTGAGTGAGAGCAGCGGGAAGGTCCGGGCTGAAGGAAAGATTGTGTCACTTGGTCGACGGGTTGCCTTCTCCGAAGCGCGGCTAGTCGACTCGGATGGCCGGCTCTGTGCGTCCGCAACCTCGACACTGCTTGTGTTTCCGATCGAGCCGCGATCATCCTGA
- a CDS encoding TetR/AcrR family transcriptional regulator, giving the protein MKVSPEQKAQNRGRILTEAGRLFREKGFDAVSVAEVMNAAGMTHGGFYGHFRSKDDLVAQTIAHAAGSQSGIGDLSAWIDTYLSKPHREHADMGCPMAALAGFMRQQAPEARASMAQVLAAQIDTLTEMIPGVDPVKRRRAAIGSWSAMVGALILARSIDDSTLSDEVLSETRVWIYEKKTPNAPTPRRKGVRHEHP; this is encoded by the coding sequence ATGAAAGTGAGTCCGGAACAAAAGGCTCAAAACCGCGGCCGCATCCTGACCGAAGCGGGACGCCTGTTCCGCGAGAAGGGTTTCGATGCGGTAAGCGTCGCCGAAGTGATGAACGCCGCCGGCATGACCCACGGCGGCTTTTACGGGCATTTCCGATCGAAGGACGATCTGGTCGCCCAAACCATCGCGCATGCCGCAGGCAGTCAATCAGGGATCGGCGATCTCAGCGCCTGGATCGACACCTATCTCTCGAAACCCCATCGTGAGCATGCGGATATGGGTTGCCCCATGGCCGCTCTCGCGGGTTTCATGCGGCAACAGGCTCCAGAGGCACGCGCTTCGATGGCGCAGGTTCTAGCCGCGCAGATTGACACTCTGACCGAGATGATACCGGGTGTTGATCCTGTCAAACGCCGTAGAGCTGCCATCGGCAGCTGGTCTGCGATGGTTGGTGCGCTCATCCTCGCCCGGTCGATTGATGATTCCACACTGTCGGACGAGGTCCTGTCCGAGACGCGGGTGTGGATCTACGAAAAAAAGACGCCCAACGCGCCGACCCCGCGCAGAAAAGGCGTGCGGCATGAACATCCTTGA
- a CDS encoding alkene reductase, with protein MTDTDLFSAYDLGGLTLANRVVMAPLTRNRADAGLVPSQFAADYYAQRASAGLIITEATQVSRQAQGYQNTPGLYTPEQIAGWRKVTDAVHAKGGRIFVQLWHVGRVSHVDLHGGEAPVAPSAVRAETKTFVNNGFADVSEPRALALDEIPTIVEDFRKAAANAIEAGFDGVEVHGANGYLLDQFLRETANVRTDAYGGSIENRARLLLEVTAAVAGEIGTQRTGVRLSPVSPASGIVPAGDEQPQFNHVVEALDGLGIAYIHVVEGATGGPRDATPFDFDALRQRFSKTYIANNGYDLELAKFRVSEGKADLIAFGHHFIANPDLVERLQGGDPLAQMNPATIYGGGAEGYTDYPTARVSTHA; from the coding sequence ATGACAGATACAGACCTCTTCAGCGCCTACGACCTTGGCGGCCTCACCCTGGCCAACCGCGTCGTCATGGCGCCGCTGACGCGCAACCGCGCCGACGCGGGGCTCGTGCCCAGCCAGTTTGCGGCGGACTATTATGCCCAGCGCGCGAGCGCCGGGCTCATCATCACCGAGGCAACGCAGGTCTCCCGGCAGGCCCAGGGCTACCAGAATACGCCCGGCCTCTACACGCCGGAGCAGATCGCGGGCTGGCGCAAGGTAACAGACGCGGTCCATGCCAAGGGCGGCCGTATATTCGTCCAGCTTTGGCATGTCGGTCGCGTCAGCCATGTCGACCTTCACGGTGGTGAAGCTCCGGTTGCGCCGTCAGCAGTCCGCGCCGAGACCAAGACCTTTGTGAACAATGGCTTTGCCGATGTATCCGAGCCGCGTGCGCTGGCGCTCGACGAAATCCCGACGATCGTCGAGGATTTCCGCAAGGCCGCTGCCAACGCGATCGAAGCCGGGTTCGATGGTGTCGAGGTGCATGGCGCGAATGGCTATCTGCTTGACCAGTTCCTGCGGGAAACCGCAAACGTCAGGACCGATGCCTACGGTGGTTCGATCGAAAACCGTGCCCGGCTGCTGCTCGAAGTGACGGCTGCGGTTGCAGGCGAGATCGGCACACAGCGCACGGGCGTTCGCCTCTCGCCGGTGTCGCCGGCCAGCGGCATCGTGCCGGCAGGCGACGAGCAGCCGCAATTCAACCACGTCGTCGAAGCGCTGGACGGACTGGGCATCGCCTATATCCACGTTGTGGAGGGCGCTACCGGCGGCCCTCGCGATGCGACGCCGTTTGATTTCGACGCGCTGCGGCAGCGCTTCAGCAAAACCTACATCGCCAACAACGGTTATGACCTTGAGCTGGCGAAGTTTCGCGTCAGCGAGGGCAAGGCCGATCTGATCGCCTTCGGCCATCACTTCATCGCCAATCCCGATCTGGTCGAGCGCCTGCAAGGCGGCGATCCGCTTGCCCAGATGAATCCAGCGACAATCTATGGTGGCGGTGCGGAAGGCTATACAGACTATCCCACCGCTCGCGTATCCACTCACGCCTGA
- a CDS encoding NADP-dependent oxidoreductase: MKAFILDRYGKKQALRYGDMPDPVPGPDDVVVEVEAAGLNQLDSKIRDGAFKPILPYKPPLVLGHDLAGSVIKIGANVRRFKVGDAVYARPRDGQIGAFAERIAIKESDLAPKPASLSMAEAASIPLVGLTAWQALVERAQIKPGQKVLIHAGSGGVGTFAIQLAKHLGAIVATTASAANAAMLKELGADVVIDYRSEKFEEKLSGYDVVLNSLDATTLEKSLKVLKPGGKLISISGPPDPAFARAQGLNAVLRLVLRLLSSGIRRKAKRAGVDYSFLFMRADGRQLAQITQFIEDGTIRPVVDRTFAFEKLNEAFAYIDTGRAKGKVVVTLK; this comes from the coding sequence ATGAAGGCCTTCATCCTCGACCGCTACGGAAAAAAACAGGCGCTGCGTTACGGCGACATGCCCGATCCTGTGCCCGGACCCGACGACGTGGTGGTCGAGGTTGAGGCAGCCGGTCTCAACCAGCTCGACTCCAAGATTCGCGACGGCGCGTTCAAGCCGATCCTCCCCTACAAGCCGCCGCTTGTGCTCGGCCATGACCTGGCCGGCTCCGTCATCAAGATCGGTGCAAACGTACGGCGCTTCAAAGTCGGTGACGCGGTCTACGCTCGCCCCCGTGACGGGCAGATCGGCGCTTTTGCCGAGCGCATAGCGATCAAGGAGAGCGATTTGGCGCCAAAACCAGCGAGCCTGTCGATGGCCGAAGCCGCGTCCATCCCGCTGGTTGGCCTCACGGCCTGGCAAGCGTTGGTGGAGCGCGCGCAGATCAAGCCGGGACAGAAAGTGCTGATCCATGCCGGGTCGGGTGGGGTCGGCACGTTCGCGATCCAGCTCGCCAAACATCTTGGGGCGATCGTCGCGACGACGGCGAGCGCCGCCAACGCCGCGATGCTAAAGGAACTGGGAGCGGATGTCGTCATCGACTATCGCAGCGAGAAGTTCGAGGAAAAGCTGTCAGGCTACGACGTCGTCCTCAACAGTCTCGACGCCACGACCCTGGAAAAATCTCTGAAGGTTCTGAAGCCCGGCGGCAAGCTGATCTCGATCTCCGGTCCGCCCGATCCTGCCTTCGCACGCGCCCAGGGCCTCAATGCGGTGCTTCGGCTAGTGCTGCGCCTCTTAAGTTCGGGCATCCGCCGCAAGGCGAAGCGCGCGGGCGTCGACTATTCATTTCTGTTCATGCGCGCCGACGGAAGACAGCTCGCGCAGATCACGCAATTCATCGAAGACGGCACGATTCGTCCGGTGGTGGATCGCACGTTCGCGTTCGAGAAGCTGAACGAAGCCTTCGCCTACATCGACACCGGTCGCGCCAAAGGAAAGGTCGTCGTCACGCTCAAGTGA
- a CDS encoding alpha/beta fold hydrolase has protein sequence MNRNPHNADWKATPTEHVEAAGTRFAYRRLGPDVGVPIVLLNQWGANLGNFDPKIVEGLASLRPVYALGYPGVGNSGDTAPLSVAEMAADTIATIQALGLASADLIGFLLGGFVAQQILFDAPDLVRRASPAGTGPVGGTGIERVGRVSWPLIVKGLLARRDPKFYLFFTSSSKSRQAAKAFLARLKERTRDRDKAVSLKAFLRQLKAIKAWGLQAPHSLDTIRTPVLVANGDHDIMVPSENSSDLARRIPGAELVLYPDAGHGGIFQYHDTFLTKAKAFLAG, from the coding sequence ATGAATCGCAACCCGCACAATGCAGACTGGAAGGCAACACCAACTGAACACGTTGAGGCTGCTGGCACGCGTTTCGCTTATCGCCGGCTCGGGCCTGATGTTGGAGTGCCGATTGTGCTGCTCAATCAATGGGGCGCCAACCTCGGCAATTTCGATCCCAAGATCGTCGAGGGTCTGGCGTCGCTTCGGCCGGTCTATGCGCTCGGCTACCCCGGTGTCGGTAATTCCGGCGACACGGCACCGCTCAGCGTGGCCGAAATGGCCGCCGACACGATCGCCACGATCCAGGCGCTGGGACTGGCGTCTGCCGACCTAATCGGCTTCTTGCTTGGCGGCTTTGTCGCGCAGCAAATCCTCTTCGACGCACCCGATCTCGTCCGTCGAGCCTCCCCTGCCGGCACGGGGCCTGTGGGCGGGACCGGGATCGAGCGGGTTGGGCGGGTTTCGTGGCCGCTCATCGTTAAGGGCTTGCTGGCCCGCCGCGATCCAAAATTCTATCTGTTCTTCACGTCGAGCAGCAAGAGCAGGCAAGCGGCGAAAGCATTCCTCGCACGGCTTAAGGAGCGCACGAGAGATCGCGATAAGGCGGTCTCACTGAAAGCCTTCCTCCGTCAGTTGAAGGCGATCAAGGCCTGGGGCCTCCAGGCACCGCACTCGCTGGACACCATCCGCACGCCTGTCCTCGTGGCGAACGGCGATCACGACATCATGGTGCCGAGCGAGAATTCGTCCGATCTTGCACGCCGCATTCCCGGCGCCGAACTCGTCCTTTATCCCGATGCGGGGCATGGCGGCATCTTCCAGTATCACGACACCTTCCTGACGAAGGCGAAGGCGTTTCTGGCTGGCTGA
- a CDS encoding aldo/keto reductase, whose amino-acid sequence MDYSTFGRTGLQLSRLALGTGNFGTGWGYGADPETAVAILDAYAEAGGNFIDSADVYQFGQSEEILGKALEGRREDFVLATKFSSGSAPNANRLVTGNSRKAMVASVEASLRRLKTDRIDLYWVHHPDGLTPIEEIVRGLDDLARAGKILYAGLSNFPAWRLARAATLTELTRAVPIAAAQFEHSLVHREPEADLFPACDALEIATVTWSPLGGGVLTGKYRKGETGRAEGFGGRVFQAENTPLRTATVDAVLQVAEETGASPDRVAIAWAMTHGAVPIIGPRSLAQLESNIGAAALTLSAEQIARLDAASAPAGTSRATTRARA is encoded by the coding sequence ATGGACTATTCGACGTTCGGCCGGACCGGCCTTCAGCTTTCCAGACTGGCGTTGGGCACAGGCAATTTTGGTACCGGCTGGGGATATGGCGCCGATCCCGAGACAGCGGTCGCCATTCTGGACGCATACGCTGAGGCAGGCGGCAATTTCATCGACTCGGCCGATGTCTATCAGTTCGGCCAGTCGGAAGAGATATTGGGAAAGGCGCTGGAAGGACGGCGGGAGGATTTTGTGCTCGCGACCAAGTTCAGCAGCGGCTCAGCGCCAAATGCCAACCGGCTGGTGACGGGCAACAGCCGCAAGGCCATGGTCGCCTCCGTTGAGGCGAGCCTGCGGCGTCTGAAGACCGACCGGATTGACCTCTACTGGGTGCATCATCCCGATGGCCTGACGCCGATCGAGGAGATCGTGCGCGGCTTGGACGATCTCGCCCGCGCCGGCAAGATCCTCTATGCCGGCCTCTCCAACTTTCCCGCCTGGCGGCTGGCCCGCGCGGCGACGCTGACTGAGCTGACGCGCGCCGTGCCAATCGCCGCTGCACAATTCGAGCATAGCCTTGTGCATCGTGAGCCCGAAGCCGACTTGTTCCCCGCCTGTGACGCTTTGGAGATCGCCACGGTGACGTGGTCGCCCCTGGGCGGCGGCGTGCTGACCGGCAAGTATCGTAAGGGTGAGACCGGGCGCGCCGAAGGCTTTGGGGGCCGCGTTTTCCAGGCGGAGAACACGCCGCTTCGCACGGCCACCGTCGATGCTGTTCTGCAGGTGGCGGAAGAGACTGGCGCCAGTCCCGATCGGGTCGCCATCGCTTGGGCCATGACACATGGCGCAGTGCCAATCATCGGACCGCGATCGCTTGCCCAACTGGAGAGCAATATCGGCGCGGCGGCGCTGACCCTTTCGGCAGAGCAGATCGCGCGCCTCGATGCGGCCAGCGCACCCGCGGGAACGTCGCGCGCGACGACACGCGCCCGTGCCTGA
- a CDS encoding HD-GYP domain-containing protein, with product MKKRIRLHQVRVGMYIEELEGGVLPLPHLGPVASPIDVDLIMNSHAISVVINTQKGVDVDSVHNEVQLDLIGYESALASKFSARQIRHAQDAIQDARRSVGNVFVEARVRGALHLDAADKAVERIMLEAMTNAGAMIAVAKLKKKNEGTFLHSLAVSALMVTFGRNLGLSEDAVRILGLGGLIHDLGKMVLPTALLRKPGKVTVEEMDLIRTHPERGYEMAKRIAGMPRRVLDICLYHHEKFDGSGYPHRLAGPAIPYVARIAAICDVYDALTSVRPYKRAWSQAEAIETMMSSTGHFDPDLMKAFVSKMVINGTIH from the coding sequence ATGAAGAAGAGGATACGGCTGCATCAGGTTCGCGTCGGCATGTATATTGAAGAGCTTGAGGGAGGGGTTCTTCCGCTGCCTCATCTTGGGCCTGTTGCGTCTCCCATCGACGTCGACCTTATAATGAACAGTCACGCGATCAGTGTCGTTATAAATACACAGAAAGGGGTGGATGTTGATTCCGTTCACAACGAGGTCCAGCTTGACCTGATTGGTTATGAGTCTGCTCTCGCTTCAAAGTTCAGCGCGCGGCAAATCCGACATGCACAAGACGCCATTCAGGATGCCCGACGCAGTGTGGGCAATGTTTTCGTGGAGGCTAGGGTTCGGGGTGCGCTTCATCTGGACGCGGCTGACAAAGCCGTCGAGAGGATCATGCTGGAGGCAATGACGAACGCAGGTGCGATGATTGCTGTGGCCAAACTCAAGAAGAAGAACGAGGGAACATTCCTGCATTCACTGGCAGTCAGTGCCCTCATGGTCACTTTCGGACGAAACCTCGGGCTGAGCGAGGATGCGGTGCGGATTCTCGGTTTGGGCGGCCTGATTCACGATCTCGGCAAAATGGTGCTGCCAACCGCATTGTTGCGTAAACCCGGAAAGGTGACAGTCGAAGAGATGGATCTCATTCGAACTCATCCGGAACGAGGCTACGAGATGGCGAAACGTATCGCTGGCATGCCCCGGCGTGTTCTCGATATTTGCCTTTACCACCATGAGAAATTCGATGGCAGTGGCTATCCGCACCGGCTGGCCGGGCCAGCAATTCCATACGTTGCACGCATTGCTGCAATCTGTGACGTCTACGACGCACTGACCTCGGTCCGACCGTACAAGCGGGCTTGGTCGCAAGCGGAGGCCATCGAAACGATGATGAGTTCCACCGGCCATTTCGATCCGGATCTTATGAAAGCCTTCGTCTCGAAGATGGTGATCAATGGCACGATCCACTGA
- the purE gene encoding 5-(carboxyamino)imidazole ribonucleotide mutase, which yields MTDVPTPIVSVIMGSRSDWPTMKHATDVLDSFSIPYETRIVSAHRTPQRLFSFAADAQKRGIKVIIAGTAYAAHLPGMTASLTDLPVIGVPIESRSLKGLDSLLSIVQMPKGIPVGTCAIGDAGATNAGIFAAKILALADVDLARRLNLARLALADAVPEAVED from the coding sequence ATGACAGACGTGCCTACACCGATTGTATCCGTTATTATGGGCAGCCGCTCGGATTGGCCCACAATGAAGCATGCTACGGACGTGCTTGATAGCTTTAGCATTCCCTACGAGACAAGGATCGTATCCGCCCATCGTACGCCGCAGAGGTTATTTTCATTTGCTGCTGATGCACAAAAGCGGGGGATAAAAGTCATCATCGCCGGCACCGCCTATGCAGCGCATCTGCCTGGAATGACAGCCTCCTTAACCGATCTTCCTGTAATCGGGGTACCGATAGAATCCCGATCACTGAAAGGGTTGGACTCATTGCTATCCATTGTTCAGATGCCCAAGGGAATACCGGTCGGGACTTGCGCCATTGGTGATGCAGGAGCCACGAATGCCGGGATTTTTGCAGCTAAAATCTTGGCATTGGCGGATGTCGATCTGGCCCGGAGATTAAATTTGGCGCGTCTTGCTTTGGCAGACGCTGTACCCGAGGCGGTCGAAGATTAG
- a CDS encoding phosphoribosyltransferase family protein, which yields MSEKIAIISEEAEASLEEKKQIAADLLDKHKVLFDDFPHQGIRYLDFYRTFDKNPNVRNAVIECLQGRYEGNKIDAVAGIGAGGFGLGATLAYVLNVPFHPIRKASDTVYDASEASVGMVYAERKLTLANDVVEPGSKVVLIDDTVATGGTSLGALSLLRNAGATVVEVATLFETISKNGRTALSPTPLFAILSRDVF from the coding sequence ATGTCTGAAAAAATAGCCATTATTTCTGAAGAAGCTGAGGCGAGCCTTGAGGAAAAGAAGCAGATTGCCGCGGATTTGCTCGATAAACACAAGGTTCTGTTCGATGACTTCCCGCACCAAGGCATTAGATACCTTGATTTTTATCGAACCTTTGACAAAAATCCAAACGTGAGGAATGCAGTGATCGAATGCCTTCAGGGACGATATGAAGGAAATAAGATCGATGCGGTCGCAGGGATCGGTGCTGGTGGCTTCGGTCTCGGCGCAACGCTTGCCTATGTGTTAAACGTTCCGTTTCATCCAATCCGCAAGGCTAGCGATACAGTCTACGATGCATCGGAGGCCTCTGTCGGAATGGTTTACGCTGAGCGTAAACTGACATTGGCAAATGACGTCGTTGAGCCAGGTTCGAAGGTTGTTCTCATCGATGACACAGTCGCAACGGGCGGTACGTCGCTGGGTGCACTGAGCCTTCTCAGAAATGCTGGGGCGACGGTCGTGGAAGTCGCGACCCTTTTCGAAACGATCTCCAAGAATGGTCGCACAGCTCTGTCTCCCACACCTCTCTTCGCGATTCTCAGCCGAGACGTATTTTAA
- a CDS encoding phosphatidylglycerol lysyltransferase domain-containing protein, translating to MDSPGRPLDYPSLRKLFVNIGAFHPDSYSIAPLYYKLTGRRGAIVYASDKSCFVQSKHPHSEDCILIFPEIGLQADYALTASILPDLVGKQNDIRLARYTAGDLEKLENKLESSGSDISVSIINEEELDWKYPVRVLGTQKVATLDGRQFAKIRNKCRRAGTDIEATSIDVMSDLAPFRATLRFWEGTMILDRKDTPEMTQFYEHLFRILSTPIPEVGGLVFFKSARPVGFTIWENIGAGVANLYVNLCDTTITGLSDFQLVTTCQRLHEQGIEALNMGGSELPSLDEFKSKYDPIATIDLYSARISQRRKLKPEVAISAITDGSDYVI from the coding sequence ATGGACAGCCCTGGCAGACCTCTGGACTATCCCAGTTTACGGAAACTTTTCGTCAACATTGGCGCTTTTCATCCAGATTCATATTCAATTGCTCCACTATATTATAAGCTTACGGGGCGGAGAGGAGCCATTGTCTATGCGTCGGATAAAAGTTGCTTTGTTCAAAGCAAGCATCCCCATAGCGAAGACTGCATCCTGATTTTCCCAGAAATCGGATTGCAGGCGGATTATGCCCTTACAGCAAGTATTCTCCCAGATTTGGTTGGGAAACAGAATGATATTCGCCTTGCTCGCTATACCGCGGGCGATTTGGAAAAGCTTGAAAACAAACTGGAATCCTCAGGAAGTGATATATCGGTCTCGATTATCAACGAGGAAGAACTCGACTGGAAATACCCTGTTCGGGTTCTCGGAACCCAAAAAGTCGCAACGTTGGACGGGCGGCAGTTCGCTAAGATAAGAAACAAATGCCGTAGGGCCGGAACGGACATTGAGGCGACCAGCATTGATGTAATGAGCGATCTAGCTCCCTTCCGAGCAACACTTCGCTTCTGGGAAGGTACGATGATCCTTGATCGCAAGGACACGCCCGAGATGACACAATTTTACGAGCACCTGTTCAGAATTTTGTCGACCCCGATTCCAGAAGTAGGTGGGCTTGTCTTCTTCAAGAGTGCTCGACCAGTTGGTTTCACAATATGGGAAAATATCGGGGCGGGTGTTGCAAACCTGTATGTAAACCTCTGCGATACGACCATCACGGGCCTATCCGACTTCCAGTTGGTAACTACGTGCCAAAGGCTTCACGAGCAAGGTATCGAAGCACTAAATATGGGAGGGTCTGAGCTGCCGTCTCTTGACGAATTCAAGAGTAAATATGATCCAATCGCCACAATAGATCTTTATTCCGCGCGAATATCGCAGCGCCGAAAGTTAAAGCCAGAGGTCGCCATCTCCGCTATTACCGATGGGTCCGACTATGTTATTTGA